GGCCCCAGGCTGCTTCCATGGCCTGGCCGGGTTCTGAAAGTGCTGCCCCTGCCCTGGAGCCCGTGTCCATCCCGTGGGCCTCCCAGGGCTTCGATGCAGGGTGGCGAGTCTTGTTCAGCTGGGTGGTGGGCTGCAGGGCCCTGGCTCCTGTTCAACTAAACCATAGTCTTAAGGAGAGGGGGCTGAGACCCTCAGGGTAGTTTGGTGTGGTCAATTCTAGTCCTGCTTCTGCCTCCAGTGCTTGCAGTTTACCTCTTGAAGGCAGCCTTAACTCTTTGGAGAACTGCTTTTGGAGGGAGGGAAACAGAGAacgtgtgtgtgtacacatcTACAGGTGTGTATGCCTGGCCTGAAATCCCGTGAGATGACCAGTTTGATATCTGCTCCCTAAAAAGAACTGTAGAGTCACTCTTTAGGACTGGCCCAAATGTGCTGCAGACCCTGCAGGAGCGGGGCCCTGGCCTGGAGCACCCAAGCCCTGCGATCAGTTGTGCTCAGCCTCACTTCCAGTCCCCTGGCTGCCTCTCCCAGGGGCTCCTCTCAGCCTGAAAGGGGGTAAAGCTTGGACTGTGCCAAGTGGTGAAATTCAAGCCGAAGGGGCTGTCCTGGGTTGTGGTCAGTCACAGTTCAGGTGATCACTTCTATCCAGGTGGAACTACTGGGGCTTAAACACAAATCCCTGAGGCCGGGTACACAGACTGCCCGCCCACAAGTGTCTTCCCTCCCTGCTTGCTGCCAGCAGATTTGCTGTCCCGCCTTCACACATATACCCCTGCAGACTCTTCAGATGAGGCTTGGGTCTTGGTTTCTGGCTATGGGCTAGTCCCTTGTGCAGTCTATTCTTTTGCTTTTATCCCCAAAGGTCTCTATAACTGAACTTTGCCTGGAGTTTCCAGTctgggggagaagggaggaagtCACTTGGGATGGTCTTCCTATTGCATGCTCAGGGATGAAGGGGAGAGAAGTGCCTTGGTGACAGCTGAGGGCCAGGGGTGGTGTGAGGGCTGTAGGAGGCAGGTCATCTTGGCTTCTCTTTGGCAGACCCTGGTACCCAAGACACTCTTGGGGGCTGGGGCTGCCTTTGGGACTCCCTGCTGGCTCTCCCTGCCTGGGACAAGCCACTCTGACTTTTTCTGCCAAGCTGACACCATCCCTCTGTCTTTTGTGTCCGGCTGCTCCACCCTGCCACCCCCATTCCCTCCAGGCCGTGGCCTCTGCAGCCCAGGCTGGCCTGCTTCGGCAGCAGGAAGAACTGGACAGGAAAGCTGCCGAGCTGGAACGCAAGGAGCGGGAGCTGCAGAATACTGTGGCCAACTTACACGGTGAGGAAGGAAGGCTGCTTGGGGCCCAGGGCTGGCCTGCTTGGGGCAGGAGAGTTTCCTGAGTCCTGCAGGAGGACTCTCCCAGTGCCACCTTGTTCCTGGGAGGTTTGGCTGATCTCTTGATCACCTTAGAATGGTGCCGGTCTTGGGAAAGAGCAGGAAGAGTTAGAAGTATAGGGGACCTACAGTTGAGTGTCAGAGGATATAGATTGTTTCTGAGCTCCTTCCCAACTCTAAGATTCTTCGGTGCAGTGGGGGCACTGGTCCCAAATTCCTTGCTATGATGAATATCCCTGTTGTCATGCTTTTGGTTGGTggttaataaaaataatcacttaTGCGTTTAGCTCTCTGTTTTTCCCAGTGCTTTCAGGGAGCCCATTTTCTTGGAGTCAGTTTCTGTGTCTGTCCCATCACCCTCCTCTCATCCCACCCCATGCTCCCTAAAGTCCCCGAGCCCTGGTGTTGGAGCCCCTCTGGTAGCCCTACCTCTGAGGCTGGGCCCTTGCTCAtcactctttctctttctacACAGTGAGAGAGAACAACTGGCCGCCTCTGCCCTCATGGTGTCCCATCAAACCCTGCTTCTACCAGGATTTCTCCACCGAGATCCCTGCTGACTACCAGCGGACATGCAAGATGCTCTACTACCTGTGGATGTGTGAGTCCTGCACCTGTCCCCTGAGCCCAGGGTGAAAAGAGGTGGGACCCAAGAGCCTTGTCCACCCTCTGGCCACTACTCCCTGGAGTAAATGCTTTCTGCGGACTCTAGCTATCCTTGGTGCCTTGgctgggctggggaaaggccttctGCTCCCTTAATTGGCCCTTCTCAGCCTGTCCTGGGAGCCTCCCTGCAAAGGGCAGCCCAGATCACAGATCCAGTAGGACCAGCCAGAGGCTCCCAGTTCCTAGAGAGCTCTTTATGCTAAAATGCCCTCCTCAGGTGAAGCCCTGTTCTTCCCCATGGCCCCCTCAGCTCCTAGGGGTGAGGAAAAAAGACTTTTCCTGTACCTCCATTATGGGCCATCCAGGCATCCATTGCCAGGGGAAAGAGTTATTGAGAGAAGGACTTCAAACCCCACTGCCCTCACCCCCAATACCTGGCTTCTCCCATCACCTTTTAGGAGCTTAGTTTGGTCCCTGGATTCGCAAtcccagaaaactaaaatatgGGAGCTGACCCTGCCTAAGTCATCCAGACCAAAGCCCTCAGCTATTTCTGCAGCTGTCCTCACAACATGGactccccttctctcccagggAGTGGTTTGCCATGTTGGGGAGCCCTTGAGCCACCCTGGTGCAAGCCCATATCTCTCTCCCCTCCCAGTGCATTCAGTGACTCTGTTTCTGAACCTGCTTGCCTGCCTGGCCTGGTTCTCAGCTGACAGCACCAAGGGAGTGGACTTTGGCCTCTCGATCCTGTGGTTTCTGATCTTCACCCCCTGTGCTTTCATTTGTTGGTATCGACCCACCTATAAGGCCTTTAGGTGAGTAGTGCTGGGGAAAGGCATGAGTGTATGTCTGGCATCTCAGGTAGCAGGTCTACTCTCATAACCCTGTGGCCCTATCTTGTTCCTGGAGCAGAATAGAATGGTGGGAAATTTACTTTCCCATTCCCATCAAGAGCCAGAGCAGATGTTTTCTTCAGTGGTTGGGGCCCTGTCCTTGGACTAAGCACTGGAGACCTGCAGAGGGGGATCAGGAGCCTCACCTGCCTCCCCTTGctcccagtctgtctggtggggTGGGATTTCAGTCAcggggaagagggaagagaccCTTCTTAGGGTCCTCCCTTCGGAGGCTCTAGAGTGTGCCCCAGCAGAGTTGGACAGGTGCTGTCAATGGCTTCTCTCTCTACAGTTAGTTATACTTCCCCCTCCCCTACTTCCCCAGCTCCCCACATTAATGGCTCCACCTTACAGACCCCTCGGGGTTCTAGAATTGTATCTCAGAGCTGATACTTCCAGGGCTGGGAGCCCAGCAAGCCTctgggagagggggtggggcagCGGCTGCACCATCCCATGTGTCTAGCAGACAGGACCAAACCCTCACTGAATTCTGGGCCTCAGGGGCAGAGGTGGAGGCTGTTAGGGTTTTGTCTGGTGTTCTCTACTCCCCACATACCTTTTTGTTCCACCCAACTCTATAGTTCTGTTGTTAGAGATTTATCCCTTTGGCTAAATTTTAGGGTCTGTTACAAAATGCACGTAAATACTTCAGGAGATAGAGCCTTAAGGTTTTTTTATTGTCCTTGGGGGAGAGCAACTTTATCAGCTCTTTTAGGAAGAGGGGCCAGGCACTGCCCTCTTAAATTGCAAGGCAGTAGAAGGCGAGCCCTCCTTGACTGTGGTGGGGGTGTCTGAGTGTGTGTGCCTCTGTGGACGCTGTGGCTGGTCCTCTGGAGGTCTGTCCACTCTCCCATCCTGCCACCTGCCGCCCAGTCCTACAGATACCGTACTAGTGAGCCCTCTACTGActtctttccccctctctccACAGGTCTGAcaactctttcagcttcttcgtgttcttctttgtatttttttgtcaAATAGGGATCTACATCATCCAGTTGGTCGGCATCCCTGGCCTGGGGGACAGGTGAGGTCTGGGGCAGCAGAGAGGGAATGGTGCTTTGGACATGGGGCTCAGCCTTTCTTGCCTTGTTTCCCAGCTCCCAGAGGGCCCCACAGATGACCCTCCTTCCTCTGGGAGAGGGGTGAGTTGGCCAGCTTGGTTATAAGCCAGGCAAGGATCTCCCTGTCTTGCCTTGCTCTCCACTGTCTGGGATATTGAGGTGAACCTGGCCTGAATCTCTAGACCACAGGCCTGTGTCCTGCACTGGATTGTAGCCTCCCTCTTCTCTGCCTGCCCTCCTAGAGGCTGGTGCCACATCCACGGGCCTCACACAAGCCTTTGGGCTTGGGCAGCTGCTGGTGGATGCCCTGGccttttttgtttgattgtttgtttttagacctctaatttttaagtttatttcagAGAAATTTGTAGTGAGCTAATTGTAGCCAGCTCTTCCTGGCTTATTTTCTCAGATAGTCTTGAGGATTCCATAGAGATGACTTTCAGGTTTTCTCCAGGAATGTCCACAGCATGGACCCTGATGAAGGCAGTGCCCATTTTCTGACTCACTGTTATTTGTTAGAGTCAAAATAAGGCGTAAATGTTAAAGATAAACTTGGTAGAGTATGCAGTACCTATCATATTAAATACCATATTAGATGACTATTTCCCATTTTTATACTTCATTGATTTACCTAAAAACTCTTTTGGACAATTTTATACTAAAcactgttgaggatttttgttgttgttgttgttgttcagtgAGCTGCTCTGGCCCTGTTATTTAACCAACACCCTGAGCTGTGACTTTTTCCAGAGACCCTATAACTTCAGGATTTGGGGACGAAGCCTCCCCCAGATAAGCTGGCTTGAGTTCCCTGGATACTGCAGTCCTTAGCTCAGAATTAATCTCAAAAAGACAAGCTGATGGCTGATGTTTTCCTTTCTGCCCCAATACACAGGGAGCATGGCAGAGAGGTCAGGCGGGCCCTTGGCGGAAAGCCTGAGCCTGCAAGGGCTGTGCTGTTTTGGTCCCCTCCCCAAGCAGAGCCAGCAGGTCCAGGGCAGTGGGGAGAGGACTGACTCACCTTGCCCTCGCAGCAAGTGCACGCACCTCCCACCAACTTCTTCTTCCACCTCACCTTGCTGTTTCTAATGTGGCCCCTTTTCTCCTTCATCAGTGTCCTGGTTTCATTGCTCGTTAACCCTAAGCGGGATCCCGGTAGAAAGGCTGTGATTAGTAACTGCTACTCTTTGCACCCTTGGCCGGGAGTCAGAAAGCTTGGGCTCTGGCCTGGCTCTGCCCTCGCTAACCTGACTGGTGCGAGGCTGGACTAGCTGAGCTCTGCAGAGTCCACCTTCCTGATGCCTTCTGAAGCCCTTCCGTAACCATTTTCACAATGTTATTATCCCCTCCTCCCCTTTTTTGTTATCAGTTATAGTAATTAAATTGCAGTAAATATGCATAatgtaaaatttaccattttagccattttaaagtatacaaatcAGTGGCAtttattcacagtgttgtgtaacCATCGCCGCTGTCTAGGTCCAGAACGTTACACAGTCACTCCCCATTAGACTCTCTTCTCCCagttcctggcaaccactaatctactttctttctctatgaatttgcttattctcaatattttatataaatggaatcatacaataggtgGCCTTTTACTTCTGacttctttaacttagcataatgttttcaagattcattcatgtgtcacatctatcagaacttcatttctttttatggctgaatagtattccattttatggatataccacattttatttatccattcatctgttgatggacatttgggttgtttccactttttatctATTGTGAATGAACTTTCGTTCAGTTTTTGGTTTTTGGAACacctgtttttaattatttggggTGCATATCtaaagtggaattgccagattatagggtaattctatgtttaacttgttGAGGTACCACCAGactttttcacagcagctgcaccatttataTTCCCATCAGAAATGACCAagggttttcatttctctacatTGTCACCAATAtgtgttattttctgtttatttttcttttagccatactagtgggtgtgaagtgatatctcattgtggtttgaatttgcatttcttcaataactaatgacattgaacatcttttcatgtgctttttggccatttgtttatcttctttggagaaatgtctgttcaaatcttttgcttatttattaattaggttgtttattgttgttgagttgtaagagttctttatatattctagatacaaatccCCTAGtagataaatgatttgcaaatattttctcccattctgtatagTCTTTTCACTGTCTTGAATAGTGTCTTTTGgtttataaaagtttttaattttgatcaagtccagtttattttttgttgtcatttgtgcttttggtgtcctaACAATTGTCAaatccaagatcatgaagatttccccttatgttttcttctaagtgttttatagttttagctcttcaaggatctttgacccattttgagttaatttttgtatatggtgtgaggtaggagttcaACTTCATTCTcgtgcatgtggatatccagttgtcccagcaccatttgttgaagaggccattctctccccattgaatgatcttggcacccttgtcagaatcaattggccataaatgtgtgggtttatttttgaTTTCTCAATTTTATCCCATTGGTCTCTatgttcttatgccagtaccacagtttttttgtttgttttgttttttttttttttagagaagttgtaggcttacagaaaaatcatgcagaaaatacagagttcccatagaaacccgccccctccccccattgtgCACACCTTGTGGTACCAcacttgattactgtagctttgtgcaaagttttgaaatcaagaagtgtgaggATATTATAttatccccttttacagatgaggacactggggCTTAAGGAGGTGACATAACTGACTGAaggcagagctgggggaggaAGGATGAGGGCTATCCCTGGGCCCAGCTGGGAAGTTGGCCAGTGGTATCCTTCCCAAAGGGCAGGCCCTCAGGAGAGCATAGCCAGGCTTCCCATGTCCCCAACCCACCCTGCGGCAGCAGGAGAAGGCGCAGCCAAGTGCTACATTGTGGAGGCAGCAGCCACATCCTCCCTCCCAGATGTCACATGGCCCCTAGATTCCCAGGTGAATCCATCTCTGGCAGTGTGGGGCCTGTCAGCCTTCCCAGGAGCCTGGCATCTCACAGGCCATGGGCTTCTGGGCCACAGAGCCCTGTGCTTCAGGGAGATTCCCCAGACAGTTGTCAGGACACAGCAGCCGCTTGGAGAAGAGCCCCTCATGGCggctgttctagtctgctaatgctgcagaatgcaaaacaccagagatggattggcttttataaaacggggatttatttcactacacagttacagtcttaaggccacaaagcgtccaaggcaacacatcagcaatcgggtaccctcaccggaggatggccaatggcctccggaaaacctctgttagctaggaaggcagctggcatctgctccaaagctccggcctcaaaacggctttctcccaggacgttcctctctagcaagcttgctcctcttcaaaacatcactcccagctgcactctctttcttcccccccgagtcagctcatttatatagctccaccgataagggcccaccctgaatgggcggggccacgcctccatgggaacatctcatcagaatcattgcccacagcagggtggggcacattccaagcaaatccaaccatcaccaaaacgcctgccccacacaagaccacaaagataatggcatttggggaacacaatagactcaaaccggcacagcggCCTCTGGGCCCACTCCCACTTATGCCCGCTCTGGCCTCTTCCTCCCTTTGTAGTGGTTGGATTGCAGCCCTGTCTGCACTGAAGCAAGACTCCTTGGCTGTGGCGGTCATCATGATGGTGGTGGCTGGCTTCTTTACCCTCTGTGCCGTGCTCTCACTCTTCCTCCTGAAGCGGGTGAGTGGTGGGACTGGGCCAACAGCAAACCACCTGGCTCCTTCCTTCACCTTGAGGATGTTCTTCACCACTGCAGTCGGGCCTTCTGGACTCCCAAAGGCTCAGCAACTCTCTCCAAGGCTCTGGGTGGGGATCAGGGAGGCTTGGGTCCCTGGCTGTCCCTTTGGGAGTACAACCCCAATGTTTCGGTTCCTGGTGGGCCCAAAGGCCGGATTCCTCTCACCCCAGCCTCTCTTCTCAGGTGCACTCCCTGTACCGCCGGACAGGGGCCAGCTTCCAGCAGGCCCAGGAAGAGTTTTCCCAGGGCATCTTCAATAACAGGACCTTCCGCAACACTGCCTCATCTGCTGCCCGAGGAGCCTTCCAGGGGAATTAGCCCTCCCgactctctctcctccctctgccccagcctTTTCTCTCACCTGCCTTCTGAACTGCACTTTCCGTGGGTGCCTTATGAGGTGGTTGTGCCTAGCACAGACCTGAGGAGGGTCTTGCTGtggctcttcctccttcctcagcAACCAGCTTATCTTTCCACCGAAGGGGAGggacagggattttttttttttttttttcccacacaagagaaaagaaaaaaactcaaaactgtctttctttctctggtgacagtttggtaggattcttttctctttctggaagcaATGGGAATGACGTTCTCCCCACTTCActcccaaaacacacacactgtGGTGCATTGACTGACTGGGCCAACCCCACCTGGAGCTTTGTTTCCAGCAGGGTCCTAGGACTCCACTCCTCCCCCAGCTGGCCTGACCTGAATCTGACTTCCTAGACCCAGCCCATGGCCGCCACAGTCCTGCCTTCCTGCCCAGGCTGTGGTAGCCTCCCAAGGGCTCCACATTAGAGGAGCTGCAGGCTGGATGGGTAGGCACCTCTGTTCCCCAGGTAGCTCTGGGCTAGTCTCTGGGCTGCCAGAGCTTCTGGCCTGGCCACCGCAGGTTCTCTGTCCCATGTTGCTCACAAACAGTTTCATAGCCTTTAGGCCTCCTGCATCTGGTGTGGGCAGCACCTTGTGCCCTACAGAGCCCTATGGGGCCTTTTCTGCATCAGACTTAACTCAGTGTGCAGTGGGGTTGGTTGAGATTTGGAGGGTGGGAAGAGGTGGGATATAGAGGACACTGACCCCAGGTTGTCCTGCCCAAGGCTTTGGCAGTTTCTAGAAGGGTGGGGTCTGAATGTCATGGTATGGTTGGTTTGGCCCTGTTTGTTTTGACTTTCTCTCTTCATGAGGAATACCTGTCATTTGCCTTAGCCTCAGATTCTGCACTACCCAGCTGCCCTCCCCCCGCCATCAGCAATATCCAGCCTTTCttggggagggcaggggcaaGAATTCCAGAACTACATTCTTCAGGTTGGACTGATGAGCCACCTTTGAACCCTGAAGCTAATCCCCAgggtcccccacccacccacatatGCCCCTGGTAGAGTCTAGGCCTCCTTGCTCTCATCCTGGGGATTCCCCAGGAGGTGTGCACTGTGATGGGCACCTGGGATTCCACAGTTAGAACTTACACCCTGCCCTCCCAGGAGTGGGTGTGTAGACTGAGAGGACTTCCCAATACCTGGCCGGCCTCCTGCCTCGGGGACCTGGGGCCCAGCCTGCCCGGCCCCAGAGCCACTGAATGATAGTGGCAATGGCCAGGGTCTTGTAAACCCTTTCTGGTATTCCCCCCCTCCATGTACAAATGTAAATGTTATGTCTCAATTTTTGTGcttaaataaaaatgacattttggaTGACACTGGTCCTAATGCCTGGTGGACTTGGAAGGATGGGGGTGGCCCAAGGCGTAGGAGCTGAGGCGCGCTAGTGACAGTTGAGGGAGGTGGTCTAGGTGCTGCTGCCGCCGGCCCGCGGCTCCCTGACCAGCCTGCAACAGGAGGTCCAGCCCCTCACTCCACTGAACAAATGACGAAGGGAACCCCAGGGAAGGCAACTTGGTCTCTTTCAAAGGCCCTTTCTTAGCCCAGTACTTCCACTTTTAGAGGTGCAGGTCGTTGGGGTAGAGGAGATCCTGGGGGACCTCCCTGGCTCCTCTTCACCCCACACGCCTCGGGGAGCTTTTCACCTCTTGGCAACCTCATCTCTACGGTCCTCACCTCTGTGATGCCATCTGCACCTCTCGCGCCTCGGTGAGGTTCCTGGGTGGGTGGCCTCGACTGCCGTCCTCGGGTCACTTCTGTTCAGCCCGCGGGGGCCCCGACAGATCGTGTGATAGCCAGGGAGGGCGGGAGGCAGCCGGGAGCGCGAGGCTGGGCCCCGGGGAGCTGGCGGGGGGAGCCGCCGCGCTGCACTTCCGGCGGCCGGCGCTGGGGGCAGCGTGGAGCCCCGGCCGGCCTCCCGCTCCGCTCTGGGCCGGAACGCGACGCCGGGAACCAGGAAGCACCTGGCGGCGAGCGCGGGGCAGCGGGCATGGCGGCGCCCGGCTGGGGCCCCCCGCGGCTGGACGGCTTCATCCTGACGGAGCGGCTGGGCAGTGGCACGTACGCCACGGTGTACAAGGCCTACGCCAAGGTGGGTGTGGGGGCGGGGCGCGGGGGCAGGCGGCGGGACTGCCGGCCGGGACG
The Choloepus didactylus isolate mChoDid1 chromosome 4, mChoDid1.pri, whole genome shotgun sequence DNA segment above includes these coding regions:
- the SCAMP2 gene encoding secretory carrier-associated membrane protein 2 isoform X2; translated protein: MSAFDTNPFADPVDINPFQDPSVTQLTNAPQGGLAEFNPFSETNAATTVPVTQFPGPSQPAVLQPSVEPAQPTPQLLLRQASKFLPTRFVAVSELSERQMLLGGDSILRDTYMRNLPKAVASAAQAGLLRQQEELDRKAAELERKERELQNTVANLHVRENNWPPLPSWCPIKPCFYQDFSTEIPADYQRTCKMLYYLWMLHSVTLFLNLLACLAWFSADSTKGVDFGLSILWFLIFTPCAFICWYRPTYKAFRSDNSFSFFVFFFVFFCQIGIYIIQLVGIPGLGDSGWIAALSALKQDSLAVAVIMMVVAGFFTLCAVLSLFLLKRVHSLYRRTGASFQQAQEEFSQGIFNNRTFRNTASSAARGAFQGN
- the SCAMP2 gene encoding secretory carrier-associated membrane protein 2 isoform X1, translating into MSAFDTNPFADPVDINPFQDPSVTQLTNAPQGGLAEFNPFSETNAATTVPVTQFPGPSQPAVLQPSVEPAQPTPQAVASAAQAGLLRQQEELDRKAAELERKERELQNTVANLHVRENNWPPLPSWCPIKPCFYQDFSTEIPADYQRTCKMLYYLWMLHSVTLFLNLLACLAWFSADSTKGVDFGLSILWFLIFTPCAFICWYRPTYKAFRSDNSFSFFVFFFVFFCQIGIYIIQLVGIPGLGDSGWIAALSALKQDSLAVAVIMMVVAGFFTLCAVLSLFLLKRVHSLYRRTGASFQQAQEEFSQGIFNNRTFRNTASSAARGAFQGN